Proteins encoded together in one Candidatus Dependentiae bacterium window:
- a CDS encoding ankyrin repeat domain-containing protein, producing MCNSKILFFVICSVFFNSRPMTGDDQLLYAIESNNVELAQAALESGASPNVLDRNKDSCLYKAAESGCLELVDLLIAKGATVNQKCCVGWSPLSRAICKNHVQIVKALLEAKATPNSKDHCLVTPLHEAVTVANLEIIQLLFAAKVNPFVKDKWGKTATDLVKKKHAHDMGKLISDYKSDIKLKATRAVLFILKRIYQTKSDDNCSELPSDVVNAIIDYTLC from the coding sequence ATGTGTAATAGTAAAATACTGTTTTTTGTTATATGCTCGGTGTTTTTTAATAGTAGGCCTATGACAGGTGATGACCAACTGCTATATGCAATTGAAAGCAACAATGTTGAGTTAGCTCAAGCAGCTTTAGAATCTGGAGCAAGCCCTAATGTCCTTGATCGCAATAAAGATAGTTGCCTCTATAAAGCAGCTGAATCAGGTTGTTTAGAACTTGTCGACCTGCTTATTGCCAAAGGAGCTACCGTTAACCAAAAGTGTTGTGTTGGGTGGTCGCCTTTAAGTAGAGCTATTTGTAAAAATCATGTTCAGATAGTTAAAGCACTGCTTGAGGCTAAAGCAACTCCTAATAGCAAAGATCATTGTCTTGTTACCCCTTTACATGAAGCTGTTACGGTAGCTAACTTAGAAATAATACAATTATTATTTGCAGCAAAAGTCAATCCCTTTGTCAAAGATAAATGGGGGAAAACAGCTACCGATCTTGTTAAAAAAAAGCATGCTCACGATATGGGCAAACTTATCTCTGATTATAAGTCAGATATTAAGCTTAAGGCTACACGTGCTGTGTTATTTATATTAAAGAGAATCTATCAAACAAAGTCAGATGATAACTGCTCGGAGTTACCCTCTGATGTAGTAAATGCTATTATTGATTATACTCTTTGCTAG